Sequence from the Muntiacus reevesi chromosome 17, mMunRee1.1, whole genome shotgun sequence genome:
GCGAGGGCGGCCTGCATCAGTCCCGAGGGGTGGCCCTGAGTCTCGGGGTGTGCATAGCTTCGGGGTGGGGGTACACTGTTAGACATGGCTTTCATAGACAACGTGGGTGCTCCCGTCCTGCGGCCTGGCTGACTCCGCGGCCTCCAGCAGACCAGGCGGCAGGGCGTGGTCCGGCACCTCCACGGGCGTTGGTTCCTCGGAGGTCAGCGCCGCCGACGTGACCTCGGTGGAGGGCGCCGCGGACTCCGGGGAGCGCTCGGCCGACGGCTCGGTGTCCTCCTCCTCGTCTCCGGCCCCCAGGGGCCCGGTGGCCTGGTCATCCGAGGGCTCCCGGTGGGCTGGCGGGTGCACAGACACCTCGATGGCGATCTGCTGGGGCTGCTCGTGCAGCGAGGAGGCATCAGAGTCGGCGTCGGGGATGGTGTAGACCTCCTCCCCGTCGGCGGCTGCGGCCTCCTGGCCCTCGGGCGTGTGGCGCACGAAGTTCTGGTGGCCATGCTCATCCAGGCCCACCACCTCCATGAGCTCCTCCACGATGGTCCTGCAGTTCATGATGAGTGGGGGCAGCGGCACGCTGCGTGCCAGCTCCTCGATGTAGCGGGCGAACTCCATGGTCTTGAACTGCGTGACCTTGGCCAGCTCCAGCGTCTTGGCTGACGTGATGATCGGGATGCGCTTGGCGATCTCGAAGGCCTTCTGCAGCTTCTCCGCGCCCTCCGTGCGGAAGAACTCGTTGATGGCCTTCTCGGTCTTCTTCAGGTGGCTGCTCATCATGCAGAGGCGGGTGACGTTGAGCACCAGCACCACGGCGAAGGCCGCCAGGCACACCACCATGTAGTACACGCCCATGTCGCCCGACGTGAAGACCACGCGCAGCGTCACGCTGTTGTTCACCGAGCCGTGCACGTTGGAGGCCGCGCACGTGTATCTCCCCCGGTCGGAGAAGGACACCTTGGTGATGTTCAGGAGGCCGTCATGCATCTTCCACTTTCCTGCAGGAGAAAGAGGACAGGGTCAGCTGGGCCCTCTGCGCCCCGCAGTGACCGCTCCAGCTGGCCTTGTGTGCCTCACACCACTCCCGACGGACAGGGCGGTGAACAGGGCACACCTCCCACCACCAGCTCCAGCACTAGGGACGTTGGCACGGGGAGCTCTGAGCACACCTCCCACCACCAGGTCCACTGCTGCTGACGACGGGGACAGCGAACAGTGACCTCGACAGATGGGCAGAGGAACAGCCCACTTGATCCGCAGAACTCAGGGAAGAGTCATGAACACCAGCCCATTTTACaggatggaaaaactgagggAGGGGCCCTCTAAGTCCCCTCTCAAGGGCACCCGTTAGGAATCAGTCGAGCTAGAATTGAGTTCAAGCCCAACAAGTTGGACTCAACACCAAATCATACTGTGTAGTTCCACACTCtagagaaaaattagaaacacagaGTCTGGAAAGCACTGTGCTGTTACTAGGGAATTCCTTAATGTGGCGTCTGATTTCCTCACCTGCCTGTGAGCATGGCACTGCAGAATATATGTTCACTGGGAAGTTTCTGTATATAAAGCATAAAGAATATAAAGCACTTTGGGATCAACCTAAGAACtggagtgaaagagaaagtgttagtcactcagtcctgtctgactctttgtgaccccatggacggtggcctccccggctcctctgtccatgaaattctccaggtaagattacttgagttgccatgccttccttcaggggatcttcccaacccagggattgaacccaggtctcctgtattgcaggcagactctttaccatctgagtcaccagggaagtaaaTCAGTTAAATTATAACCGTTTGCCTGGGTTTCTCATGTTTGAGGTTGAAGTTATCCTCAGTTGACGGAAACACGACTTACATCGTTCATTCAGAGACTCTACAATGAACTACGTCACTTACACTGTGGAGATTCAGAGGCTGGGTGTGAATAAATATCAATTtggttttgctttgcaaataaataaCAGACCCATCAGgttgaatggagaaggaaatggcaacccactccagtattcttgcctggagcatcccatggacagaggagcccgatgggttatagtccatggggtcacagagtcaggcatgactgagcaactgagcaacaaatcAGGTTGAAAGCAGGTCTCACACTATGGAGAACACATGATGAACAAAGCATTGAAACAGAGACGAACTCTTCCCTGTCTGGCCTGGAAAGGATCCAGCACTGCCCTGGGaatcaggttctttttttttttttttaaaattttattttattttattttttttcagtgggttttgtcatacattaacatgaatcagccatagagttacatgtattcc
This genomic interval carries:
- the MFAP3L gene encoding microfibrillar-associated protein 3-like isoform X2, which codes for MHDGLLNITKVSFSDRGRYTCAASNVHGSVNNSVTLRVVFTSGDMGVYYMVVCLAAFAVVLVLNVTRLCMMSSHLKKTEKAINEFFRTEGAEKLQKAFEIAKRIPIITSAKTLELAKVTQFKTMEFARYIEELARSVPLPPLIMNCRTIVEELMEVVGLDEHGHQNFVRHTPEGQEAAAADGEEVYTIPDADSDASSLHEQPQQIAIEVSVHPPAHREPSDDQATGPLGAGDEEEDTEPSAERSPESAAPSTEVTSAALTSEEPTPVEVPDHALPPGLLEAAESARPQDGSTHVVYESHV
- the MFAP3L gene encoding microfibrillar-associated protein 3-like isoform X1, with the protein product MGGVKSHLPECFLPPVPLLILVSTLATARSVANSTLNATDVAVGSAPVVVARTDHIIVKEGNSALINCSVYGLPEPQFKWYNSAGKLLSENEEDRGGGKWKMHDGLLNITKVSFSDRGRYTCAASNVHGSVNNSVTLRVVFTSGDMGVYYMVVCLAAFAVVLVLNVTRLCMMSSHLKKTEKAINEFFRTEGAEKLQKAFEIAKRIPIITSAKTLELAKVTQFKTMEFARYIEELARSVPLPPLIMNCRTIVEELMEVVGLDEHGHQNFVRHTPEGQEAAAADGEEVYTIPDADSDASSLHEQPQQIAIEVSVHPPAHREPSDDQATGPLGAGDEEEDTEPSAERSPESAAPSTEVTSAALTSEEPTPVEVPDHALPPGLLEAAESARPQDGSTHVVYESHV